A single region of the Glycine max cultivar Williams 82 chromosome 20, Glycine_max_v4.0, whole genome shotgun sequence genome encodes:
- the LOC100793060 gene encoding putative vesicle-associated membrane protein 726 — translation MGQQSLIYSFVARGTMVLAEYSEFSGNFNTIASQCLQKLPSSNNRFTYNCDGHTFNYLVENGFTYCVVAIESAGRQLPIAFLERVKDEFSKKYGGGKAATASANSLNREFGPKLKQQMQYCVDHPEEINKLAKVKAQVSEVKGVMMENIEKVLDRGEKIEMLVDKTDNLRSQAQDFRTQGTKVKRKMWVQNMKMKLIVFGIAVALILIMFMSICRGFSCLH, via the exons ATGGGGCAACAATCTTTGATTTATAGCTTTGTGGCTCGTGGGACCATGGTTCTTGCTGAGTACAGTGAGTTTTCTGGAAACTTCAACaccattgcctctcaatgcctcCAAAAGCTTCCTTCTTCCAACAACAGATTCACCTACAACTGTGATGGCCACACTTTCAATTATCTCGTTGAAAATGGATTCA CCTACTGTGTGGTCGCTATTGAATCTGCTGGTAGACAACTTCCCATTGCTTTTCTAGAGCGTGTCAAGGATGAATTTAGCAAAAAATATGGTGGAGGCAAAGCTGCAACTGCTTCAGCAAACAGCCTAAACAGAGAATTTGG CCCAAAATTGAAGCAGCAAATGCAATATTGTGTTGATCATCCTGAAGAGATCAACAAGCTTGCCAAAGTGAAGGCTCAAGTTTCTGAAGTCAAGGGCGTTATGATGGAAAACATTGAAAAG GTTCTTGATCGTGGAGAAAAGATTGAGATGCTTGTGGATAAGACTGACAACCTTCGCTCACAg GCACAAGACTTTAGAACACAGGGCACAAAGGTGAAAAGGAAGATGTGGGTTCAAAATATGAAGATGAAATTGATTGTTTTTGGTATCGCCGTAGCATTAATTTTGATCATGTTTATGTCTATATGTCGTGGCTTCAGCTGCTtacattag